The Primulina tabacum isolate GXHZ01 chromosome 1, ASM2559414v2, whole genome shotgun sequence genome contains the following window.
TACTGAAAGTAAGGTCGATGAAATTTGATAGTAAGAAGGATCGCATAATGCTCTTGTCctatcaaaaaaattatgagaTAACACAATGTTAAAATGTTTCGATATCAACAATGACACAATCTgctctagaattttttttagatgCAATTAGCTGCAGTGGAATGTTATTGAAGCTTTAATCAATAGTGTTTGATGACTCCAGTAATGGCCATTGGCTAGCAACCCCAGGAAgttgaaattttcattttgtaGGCTTGTTTCTCTTTTTGTTTATATATCTTAATAAttattcataaatatttaaatctaAATCCGTATCTGGTAACGAAATTTATGAGTTTTAATTTTACTACACTTGTTTGCGAATTGTTTGGATTTTATTGGTTGAGATATTGATGGTGAGGCAAATAGTTATCATTGATAATCTTAATTTGGTggcttaaaattttaattcgGGAGTtatacatgatattttattgctgaagttttatgttgatgccTTACGTTTCAATTTGATATATCTAACTTTTTTCATTCAATGCGCTCATGTTGTGCCTTATGGCTCAGGCTCCAAAGCCCCTTATTGCCTTGGTGCGCCTTACACAGTTACACCCTTAATAACTATGGATATCAACAGTGACCCCTTGTCAGCAGTCCAAGTTTAGAATGTTTCTCCATGCATTAAATGAATCAGTAACTAAAGTATATGAGAAGAGAGTATTGTCCATTTCCTCGATATCGAATTCAAGTTTTATCAGTTAATGAAATGGCTTGTAACGTAGGTTGATGTGATGCATTACGTCTTAGCCCTGTTCTACCTTTAGCCTGCATGTAATATAATTGTTTAAGATACAAATTGGTTGATAAATGTCTTCAAGATTCAGTTACTCCAACTCTGCAGATAATTTTGAATCAAACTTCATATGCCATTGACGCTGTTGTCCTCGTCATGAAATTAACCCTTGCACTCTAAGTTCCTCCCCAAGTCTGTATCTTATATAAGTAGGTTAATCTTTGCACCTAATTTCTCTAAAATAAAATGATCACACATGGAAAACTTTGTGGGGGTTATATAATGTGGTAATGTGTTGGCTGTTGAGAATATGAAAAACAAACAATTACATTAAGGTTGGGATGACTAGTAGTTGAATTGAGTTAAAATTTGCTTGCATTTAACTTAGCATGATTAATTCTTTAACTTTATATTGGACGTTAATTACATTATTTCACCATGAAAAATAGGAAATGGCGGGATCATCCATTGTGGAGGCTATGCTATCCAGATCAGCACCTGTATTTTATGGGGATATTAGAAGTCACGAGAGGGTGACATGTTTGGTTCACAATATATTTGTGAATTGTATGACACAAGTCCTCTCTGATCTTGACTGATAGAAAATTTTCACTTTCTATAGGTTCAGTTGCCATTTTCTACCTTTACTGAATACTGCAAGAATCTTTTACTGTCCAGACATTACGACAACAACTCATTTTCACAATTAAAGGAGCGTAAGCCAGTGGGACTTGCTTCTCAACATGGAGATTCACGCCATGAAGATGAAGCTCCACAGCATATCTATCTAGCACAGGTCTGAGACTGGGGGAAATACGCTAGGCGGTTCATGAGATCAGCTGGCTTAAAACATTCTCGTTCACTGTCTGAAAACTTGCTTATTGTCTGTCCCACGCAGAATTAGTTTAGCACgcaaaataatatataactaAAACATTAATAAGAACAGTAATTCATAAACCATGTGATAACGTTCAGATGATCCAATccaatggccgaaaattgacaTTCACCAACTTActtgatcattttttctttgtAATAATGGTAATCATGGATGAATCTAATGAACACAGTCACCTTTTTCATGTCATTTTCATATTCAATTATATTTCGTATTTAAAAAAGGGGGAAGTGACTTCTATATCTATAAATCTCGGTGAAAAGGCAGATTAAGTTGATTTTCTGTTGCGTACATGAATTATATAGTTTTTGCTATTTTTGCTAATTGGCAGTGTACCTCTATTTAATCAATTTTTAGGGTCAATACCTTTTCCTTTCGTGGCTGAAAATCCGTGGCATGTCTCAGGTACCAATTGTGAATATGGGGAGCGATGAAAAGGTTCAGTTGGAATGCCTAAGAGACGACATTGAAACCGTGTGTGCTGTTTCACTGCATTTCTCTGTTCAATTAAACTAGTTTTGAAAAGTCTGAATCTAAGTTTAACTTTTGTAAATTCTCTCAAGTTTATTTGGTTACATTGAGCAGCCTACATTTCTGGAGGGTAAAACATTGGCTTCAGTCAATCTGTGGATGAACAATGATAGAACTAGATCTAGTACTCACTATGATCCACACCACAACCTTTTATGCTTAATTTCAGGATGCAAACAAGGTATGCAAATAGAGAAACACGTTCAGCATTTATTTCATcaagttttaatttttgtttatggCCACTTCCCACCAATAACATTTGTTATAATGGGTAAACAACCACCTCACCCTGATATGGTGATGGTATTAAATATCTGGTGAGCTGTCATATGGTGGACGGTGTAAGTGTTCAGTGTCTTAGAATAATTGAGCTTTTGTTGACTACACAATTGTCTCTGTCTGTGAATGATAGGtgaagttatgttaaagattgcACTTGATAATCATCTATTTATTCATAAAAATACCAGTCTTTTCTCATCGGTTGGTTACAGTGGTTGGAAATTTCTTCTCTTCTAGAAAGATGGATGTAGAACAAGGGTTTGTttcctatatatataaaaaagatgTAGTACAAGGGAGATTAATATTTGATTGAATCAATTGTCCATaagataatttaatttgaagtaTATGTTGAGTTCAGATCCGATAAAAGGGTAGAGGCTTTAATTTGACCCTAGCTTTATTACTATGGTGGAGAGCTCCTATCTGCTGGCCTGGGTGTCAGGATAAAAACTGTCAGTATATTTGTCTTTTCCCCCATTTCAATTCCCGTATGAATCAAACTTGGCTGATGGAGTGATTCTTGACTTGTTAAAGGTTGTATGCCTTAGACCATTGCATATAAATGCAATGGATAGAGAATTATTGGTTGTATACTATCTTCAAGTATTTCTACAAATCTAAATTGGGTAATATAGGTAAACAACTACTCAGGTGTTGCGtttattttatatatgaatGAATACATTGTGCACGTTACTTTCAGTATTCTTTTATATGGATGTTTGCAAAGATTACGAATCTTCTAACCCTCTCTTATTTGTATGCATGCTGCTGTGTGTGCGATCCATTTGGGACTGAAACATATCGCTAGCAGTCATTATGTGGCCTCCTTCTGCAACCCCCTTCTTATACCCTTTTCCTTTATATGGAGAAGCCTCAAACCACTGGTATTTCTGTTTTCTCAACAATATTCCGTTCCTCTTTTGGGAGGAGGAAAATCAGAGACACATTGTTGctctatttatcacttgaaatttctTGATGGTGACTATTAAAATCATTCTTCTTTCCAGTTCCGTTCCTTTAGAAAACCCCGATTTTCACATCTATCCGCGGGCAAAAAACTTAGACGAGTACTCCCAGAAGGTTATTCTTCATGCAGGGGATGCACTTTTCATTCCCGAGGGATGGTAACTGCGTTCTACTTTTTAGTCGTTTTAGAAGTTTTAGTAGTGCTTGTTTCTTTCTATTTCTTCTTTCTGAAGAAAATTATTCTTCTTGAATCTCAAGTTTTTTAAAGAGCAAAGGTGCTAGGAGATATTAAAATTTCTCAGTGGATCCTATCCTACTCATGAGTTTACAGACACTAATTGATGTCCGGTTCTCAAATTTGATGACTCATCATCTGATCATATATAAAACATCTCTGCTTTAAAATTTATGGGAGATTTATGCTTCTTCTATAGCTGCTTTAGTGTAGAATAgattaaacatatataaaaaataaactcACCGGACTTTGCTGTAAAATTTGTAGTTTTCGAGTGATCACATATGACATCTTTTAGGTGCATGCGAGATTGATTTAAGACAATGTGAAAAGACCTTTTTTTGGGCTGTGGTGAAGTTGGTTTGGTAATCTGGAATAGTGTTTTTGGATGATGCATTTTTTTCCTATAATTCCATTTTGTCTATGCTTATGCTCTTTTCTTTCACATGTTTTTCCCATTAGATTATTGGGATAAAAATGTATTGTCAATCACGTATTGAATTCATAGTTTATCTGATTAATACTTAATAGTAGATGTTCTTTCACTGCTTTTCTAGGTTCCACCAAGTGGACAGTGAAAGTTTAACTATTGCGGTCAATTTTTGGTGGCGGTCTGACATGATATCTGGCATGTTGGAACATATGGATTCATACTACCTACGCAGGATATTGAAGAGGTAATCGCACTGTCTTTTAATTATGCTTTAGTTAATAACTAATATGAAAGTAAACTgacttttctttttctctctctTTCTTGCTTGTTTGTGATTCAATTTGAATTCCAAGGTTGATTGACAAAGAAATGGTGAGTAATTTCATTGCTGATTTCTCTCTTGTAAGGTAAATATTACCGCGTCCTGATTTTTGATGTGTTGATAAATTGGACTGTTGTCACTGCTGTCATTTTTATATGTTTgtgatattatttatattttacctTTGTGATGCACTTTTATTCTTCTTGGTTGATGGCTGTCAGGTTCAGCAAGTTGATTGCATAATTAAATTGAGAAATTAAAGTTCGTATGGTAGCAATTACTCATATGGTGTAGTCTGCCTTGGTTTGAGTTGATGAATGTAGGATAAAGTAATCAATCAGAGTTTCTACTTAAAGCAGTTTCGAAACTTCATAATCaagcttttaaaatttttaatgctCACCATGAATTTTTACAAGTAAATTGTGACAAAAATGATCTGTTAAACATGATATTCCCTGCAAAAATAAATATGACTTTAtttttccttgatttttttttcctcatgTTTTAACCAGGAGGTTGTCATAGAGTACCATAACCTCAATTCTTCCACATTGTGATCAGGACAGGATCGAATGCTATGTGTATCTATGGATACTGCGAATGAAAAAGTGATCAATACCTGTGGCCAGTCTACTCATGGGAATTCAGGTCATAATCAAGTTCTTTTTTTTCCTTGGAAGTATGATCAAGTACTTTTATTCGAGAAAATCTGCTGAATTGTTTTGCCTTTTTTTTCACTTGATGGGATATTTTTTTGTAACTTTTACACATGAACACATGATGGTTGTATAATGAGGAAACACAACtatcttttaattatttatctgaCTTCCGTGACCAAGATTTTAGATATGAGCCATCAGACTGCCAGTTTGAAAGGAAGGAACCCAGAGCAAAGTTTTATGATGAATGAATTGGAGCCACTTGCTATTCAGTCTCTTCATGAACTTGTTTCTCTAGTACACGACTGTGTCAAACCAGAAGGTGACACCTCAGCAGATCCATCAGTCATTCGAGAGGAAAATGAAGTGAAGAAAATTGTTTGCAGAAATTTGTTTGACTTGAAAGAAGATCCAATTGCCTATATCATTTGGACTCTGGAACCACATACCTTGCAAAGTGTCTTTCTCACGATGGCAGTGAGTAAATGATTTCATTCAAactttttattttcgaaaaacatAGAAAGAAATATATTCTTTGCTTGGTGGAGCTTCTGAAAATGAACCATGATCCCTTGAAAACAGTCTTTCCCCTGGTGATATTCTTAGATTGATATTGGATCTTCTACACACTGGTGATATATAAATGTgctaacaataaaaaaatataaagatctTTTGGTCATTGATAGGGCAAATTTTATTGGTAATAGGTTGATAAGAAATCGAAAACTTTCTCCCCTCCATTTTCCTCTGTGAAGTGCTAACTCTGCGTTTTTTAGCACAATTTTCCAAGGACTCTGGAAGCTTTTATACTGCATGCACTTTCTCCAGTAGGTTCTGAAGTTCTTACCAAGAAATTTGAGCAAGCTGGATCAAATGATTGCGCAAAATGAGCAGTacgtattgattttattttatggtgTTTCTTGTTCTCTTTGTAGAGAAGGAATATTTATGACTCTTATtagttatcaaatcttttagGGGTCTATTCTACCAGAAATTTTATAGTGTGTTTGATAATCAATTCTCTGCTATGGACATAATTCTGAATCGGAAAGAGTTGTTTGCATGCCAggtaatttattattattcgaCCTGCTTTGACAATTTCAATTTCAACAACTTCTGTGACTGTTTGAGAGGGACGAAGAAGTATTTTGAGTTGTGTCATCTTTAATATTCTCTCTCCCCCTTTCCCAGTGTTCCTCCATTCACATAGGTGTTTTAGTTAGAGATATGTCATTTGTATATCCAGAAAATTAGGAATCCACTCGATGGACCATTGGGTTCTAATGATAATGTTCCCCACGGCGACGTCATCATTCACACATGTGGCGTGCTTGATTTTGTGGCTATCTGTACAAACCCTTGTTGCCTTCCTTACCAACGATCCTCACTTCTCTTTTGTAGAAAATCTATTTTCTATCCGGGAATTCCTTCAGCTTCTTTATAGTTCCATATGCTATTCTCATACTATACAAAAACTCAATGGGCTTTCACAGATATATAAATTATGTGTTGAAACAACTATCttcaagtataatatcatagcAAGCACTGAAActtttattatgtttattgattCAGGAAAGAAAAAGTGGACCTCACCTGTTTACGTAAACAGGGCTTTTGTAGTTGAAAACCTTTATTTCTTTTTGTTCCCTTCCCTATTTCTTTTGTGTTCAAGTGGAAGCAGGGACATAAAGAAATTTTTATGGTTCTTTCTTTCAACAGGCATTCAAGAATGCGCTATTTCAGTATTTGGGAATGAAGTTCGATGGGCCAAAACCGTCGGTAGAATAGGACATCAGTTCCAACTTATCGGTTATGCTGGTTAATGGCCACTATTGGCTTGCGAATCACTTTAATGGAGGCTTCCCTTTTCATATCGTGTACTTGTGAGTCATTTGGGAAAAAAACTCAattcgaatatgagttttgtAGACCTTTCAAGTCTCTTGCAATGATACCTGAAATTAAGCAGAGCTGAAACTGATGTTGTGAAAAGATGAGTATAATCAATATCTGAAACTCGTCGTCCCACGTCGAAGAAACaactgttgaaaataatatatgatgagCTACCATGGACTCTAATAAACACCACCATCTTCTTTATTGTTATATATGTAAAAGATTTTTGGTTCATTAAACAATATGCATGTGGTTCTACAACCAATGATCACGTAAATTGAAACGTGGTTGCTAACCTTTTAATTTTACGTAGGAATCATAGTAAACCATAACGGCATCACATATCAATAATGTAT
Protein-coding sequences here:
- the LOC142544353 gene encoding LOW QUALITY PROTEIN: lysine-specific demethylase JMJ31-like (The sequence of the model RefSeq protein was modified relative to this genomic sequence to represent the inferred CDS: deleted 1 base in 1 codon); amino-acid sequence: MLNACNFSDSVAQSRIGMESLQIRRWNEIPSAEEFSYRIEKSNVPAVISGCVNDWKAFSKWDVLNGGLDYLQEMAGSSIVEAMLSRSAPVFYGDIRSHERVQLPFSTFTEYCKNLLLSRHYDNNSFSQLKERKPVGLASQHGDSRHEDEAPQHIYLAQVPIVNMGSDEKVQLECLRDDIETPTFLEGKTLASVNLWMNNDRTRSSTHYDPHHNLLCLISGCKQVIMWPPSATPFLYPFPLYGEASNHCSVPLENPDFHIYPRAKNLDEYSQKVILHAGDALFIPEGWFHQVDSESLTIAVNFWWRSDMISGMLEHMDSYYLRRILKRLIDKEMDRMLCVSMDTANEKVINTCGQSTHGNSDMSHQTASLKGRNPEQSFMMNELEPLAIQSLHELVSLVHDCVKPEGDTSADPSVIREENEVKKIVCRNLFDLKEDPIAYIIWTLEPHTLQSVFLTMAHNFPRTLEAFILHALSPVGSEVLTKKFEQLDQMIAQNEQGLFYQKFYSVFDNQFSAMDIILNRKELFACQAFKNALFQYLGMKFDGPKPSVE